From the Piliocolobus tephrosceles isolate RC106 chromosome 14, ASM277652v3, whole genome shotgun sequence genome, the window GGTAGCAGCTGAGAGACTGTTTTGGCTGCAGAGAGGCACATCAGGGCCAGTAGAGGTTTGCTTCTCCAAGGCTGTTCAGGACAGGTATTGCCTATGAGTCTCTCAAGGAGGTTGCTGAGCCAGGGAGGATGAAGGACTTGCAGCATGGGAAGTTGCCCAAGATGCAGGCACTGCGGCACCTAGCCTTTCTGAGCAAAGCCTTCTGCCCTTCTTCTACTCAATCAAGGCTAAGGGCTAGGGATCAAAGCAGGGGAGGGAGGCATAGGTTTTGCCCTCAGGAACTTGCAAACCCCTGTGGCAACACAGCCCACCCAGAGTCTCGTGCTCTGGATGGCCTGAAGGAACACAGACAAGGCCAGGATTTCCCTCTCAAACCTGCTAGACTTTTCCCTTTCCCCTTAGTGACAAGCATGTTTTCATTCCTACTGCCTCATTTTAAAGGGAACAGAAGCCACCATAATGGTTATATATCCTTCCCTTGCTGGGTCACCAGCAGCCACTCAGATCGCTGGGCCTGACACCGTGGCAGCATTCTACATCCCCATCTGTCTACTCCCTGCATCCGCAGAGGCAGAACAGGCAGCAGCCTTGGATCCCCTCTGCACTCCTCACACCTTAGGCTTAGCACTCTACAGGCCCTGGTGAAAATGCAAAGACAAGTAGGATGGCAGCACCTCTGTCAATGGTTGGTCCTCAGAGTCTCAGGGAGAATGTGGATGACTTCAGCCACTTCCAACTGACTGAGGCAGGCTGGGCCAGGGCCCTGGATCTTGCAGCAGAGGAGGGTGTTTGGGAGGGGATGGCAAGGCTAGATAAGGActcttagctgggcatagtggctcacgcctgtaatcctagcactttgggaggctgaggcaggcggatcatgaggtcaggagttcgagaccagcctggccaatatagtgaaaccctgtctctactaaaaatacaaaaattagctgggcatggtggcatgcacctgtagtcccaactgcttaggaggctgaggcaggagaatcacttgaacctgggaggtggaggttgtagtgagctaagattgcaccactgcactccagcctgggcaacagagcaagattccatttcaaaaaaaaaaaaaaagactgtggacAGCACAGTACCCAGCCCAATTAGAGATTAGTGAAGAGGGCAGTGAAGAGGATGTCAAAGGTTCCAGACTCAAGACAATACACAGAATTTGTGCTTTCCTATCTTCCTGGCCATCTGTAGAATCAAGTGTTTTGCCCTCTGGGCAGCAAAAGACTAACTGGCCACCTGCTGGTTTGTCATTATTTGTCTTCTCATCTACCATACCTAGCCAACTTTTCAGGTTCTCCCAGGAGACACTCTTTAGGCGTCATTTGTGAACTGGAGAGGTCCTCATTAGAACAATTTTTTGTCCAGTGGCTGTAGCCTTGAAGGCTGGTGTGGCTTGGCCAGTCAGTTCTCTGGATCCTGTGAAGGAACCTGTCCAGCactgggaaacagagggagatGACCCATCTCAGACAGCACCTACTCTCCCCTTAACCCTGACTTAAACTCACAGGAACCTAGGAAGACCTTGCCAAGCAAGTACACAGGAAGGGCCTGAAGGGAAGGGCTACTAGTATGGGAGTTAGGAGAAGGAAGTCCTGTGAGTTTAAAGAAATCATGATGGGCTTTCTGGAGGAGGCTGGACCACACAGGACTTTGAGGACAGACACCAAGTTGGGTGTACGTGAAACCCAGATCCTTGGTTCTACCTAGCCCAGTGTTTTTGTCCCACAGTAGATAGGTCTGCCCCTCTCTCCCTGAATGCCCTGCCTGCTGTGAGTGGTGAATGCTCACAGAAGCCCAGAGAGCAGGTAGGAAGGCTAGCTTCAGGGCTGAGAGCAACCCCTGTCTTCACTCCCTAACAACTCTGTCTTACTGCTTTCTCCCCACAGGACCCAACCGCCGCCTCCATCTCAGACGGAGACTGTGACGCCCGGGAGGGTGAGTCAGTAGCCATGAATTACAAACCATCCCCGCTCCAGGTGAAGTTGGGTGAGTGTGTCTGGGGGGTGAGGGAGATGTGGGGAGTAGGCAAGATGCTCTGGGCTGGGTCTACAATGAGGTGCCACAAATAAACCAGCTCAGCCTAGATGATTCCAAGACTCAAGCCTTCAAGTCATTGGCACTGCCAGGCACCTTGTCTCCTGCAGGCAAAGAGGGCAATTACAGTTCTCTGCAGGAGCCTGAAACTCTAAGAGGCATCTCTGAAGCCAAGGACGTTCCAGGTATTCTGGGGGATAGCTGCAGGGTTTTCATGGAACCCTAGAGAGAGGATTTGGAAGTCCCATCAAACACTGGATCAGGCTGAGAGGAAGCTGCCTTAGAAGTGGGGTGTTACTTGTTATGTCTAAGGGATAGAAAGGAATGCGAGTTTCAATCCTAGAAGCCGAGCCCTTCTCCTGATTACAACCTCAGCCCATCTAGAGATCTCTGGGCCCAGTGGGCACCTATTTGGGGGATTTTTCCCTTAGTTTCTTAGAAAACCCAAATATCTCCCTCCCTTTCTGGGTCACATTTCCCTTGTGGCTTTGTCTCATGTCCACTCCAAAGTCAGTTTACTGTGCAGCCTGATCCTGTGAAGTCCCCTTGCTCCTGGCCACTGTCCACAGCTCCTGCCACCATTGCCCTCCCTTCACCCCATGTGCTGCCCCTCTCCCTTCAGGGACCAAAGTTTCACTGTCCCACGGCTGCTGTATATAACACACTTTTATGGAAACTTTGGTTTCTTGAAGAGAAATTACAAAACAGGACATACAGGAAAGAGTTTACAATTAAATATAGGTCATTATTATCCTTCCAAGCTCCTCTGCCATCCAGGCCACCGTCCTGTCCATCCTCCTCCTCAGGCTCCAGGTGCCCAACAATTACTGATGCCTCCTCAGTTCTAAGGGCCCTTTCCCTACaactttctccctcctttccacAGAGGCCTGTACTTTTATTATTcaactgctattttttttttttcttaccttgcTTGCTTCTCTCCTTCCAGACCACATCCAAGGAGCCCCTCAAGCTGTTTTTCTAAACGAGAATAGTTCTCTCCTTGGAATTTGTTTCTATTCCTAGGACATCAGATTAAAACTGCAGCCAATTTTATTTACTGGGGGGACGGGgttggtcttttatttttttctttttttttttttgagacagagtctctctctgttgtccaggctggactgcagtggcatgatcctggctcactgcaacctctgcttccccgattcaagcgattctcctacctcagcctcccaagtagctgggattataggtgcacaccaccatgcccagctaatttttatatgtttagtaaagataggctttcaccatattggccaggctggtctggaactcctggcttcaggtgatccacccacctcggcctctcaaagtgctgagattatagacatgagccaccatgcccagcctaatattGTTTAATGTAACAATACAAGTATTTTAACAAACATAACTTCTTTTCTCTCCCCCATCACATTCTCCTCCTAAGAGGTAACCATTCCAAgcctttttagtttttgtagttttactttgtattttaatataagtGGTGTCATATTGTGCACATTTTCTGAAACTTGGccttccctcccccaccacctAAATCTTGGAGCTCCTTCTAATGTCAGCGTATAGtgacttcattcttttaaatggtTGTATAGTAGTCTGTAGTTTGGTTTTGCCagtttattgtttgcttttttcccacTATTTCAGACAATTTCAGCAAGTTTTAAAATCACATCTTTTTTCCTCCCCATTACATTACCATCAAAGCTCCTCATGAAAATTCACAGCATTGTCCCAGTTGCACCAAGTACCGCCAGAAACTTTAAGGCAAATTGCACCCCCTAGAGGCCTAGAGTGGTAATGGCAGCTGCCACCTGCTGGAAAGAAGCTGGGAAAAAACTGGAATCAGATGAGCAGTGGCAAAGAAAGAGGGTCAAAGAGTAGGAGACAGAGATTCAGAGACATGAGGTCAGGGGAAATTTCAAAGTGAGTCACAGTAGCTGTAAATGTCCTCCCCACCCTTACCCTCTGGAGCATTTGGTTATTTTATGAGTCATTTTCCCTAGTGTCCCTCTCTACCTAACAGTTCCTTTTCCTAGATCTGGGCTTTAATTGAGATGAGTAGGGAAGGGCAGATGGGACTCCTCCAAGACCCAGGCAGCTACTTCTGGGAACAGTTGTTTCATACCAGGCAGTGGAGTGGGTCACCTGATGACCAGCTCCATGAACCTGGTAGGCTTTGGAACCTTAGAGAACTCAGACCTTGGCAAAGGAGTCAGGAGCACCACTCAGGCAGCGTAGCCAAATGGgctcccccagcctcctgcccctTACCTTGCAGCCCCATCCTGCCCCTCCCACATCACAATCTTCAGtggcttctttttccttctgtgttaATCCCAAACTCCTCTGTCTGGCATTCAAGTCCTTCATGTTCTGAGTTTGTAACCAGAGACAGTCTTCAGCCCCTTAGCACAGGACCTGACATATAATTAGTGACatggatatttgttgaatgaataagtggctgaataaatgaattttacttctctaacctgacctttctcttcACCCCTCTATCCAGAGCCACACTTATGCTcacttttaaatgcatttttgcaTGCACTGTCCCTCCTTCCTAGAATGCCCACCTCTCTCCAAGTCATGGTGTCACCTAAAGGAAGCCCTCTCTGACTGTGCCAGCCTTCTGTGattgtctcttctcctccagccTTTCCCTGGCATCAAGTACACACTAACTACCCTAACATGGGAGTTGTAGTTCCTGGAAAACAAGGGACAGCCTCCTCTTTTTGCCCCCTACTGTCTGCCTCAGGTTGTGCAGGGCCAGGTACTAGCTCCACAAAGCAGCAGGGGCCTAGAGTTGGGATCCCTGCCTCAGTCCTTGTAGGAGCAAGTGGTTTCACAGTGGAGGCCCAGCCCAGGCTGCCCTGAGTAGTAAGGCAGGGTGGCCTCAGGGGCAGGACACAGCTTCCTTCCCATGTTCTCTTGCAGAGAAGCAGCGGGAACTGGCCCGGAAGGGCTCCCTGAAGAATGGCAGCATGGGTAGCCCTGTCAACCAGCAACCCAAGAAGAACAATGTCATGGCCCGAACAAGGTAGAGGCCCTCCCTACCCAACCTGGACCCTGCCAGCCAGGATCTATTTCTGCTGGTCCTGagcctccctctcttcccctgctCCTCAGGCCCAGCTCCTCTCTGAGAGGAGACAGCCTTAACAGGATccaaggtggggagggagggaaggaaggaagtggtGGGACGGGACCTAACCCAGTCTGTTGCCAGGTTTCTATGCTCCACTTGCCACTCTAACTCCCAAAatcttcacccaggctggttgTCCCCAATAAAGGGTACTCCTCACTTGACCAGAGCCCCGATGAGAAGCCACTGGTAGCCCTTGACACGGACAGGTGTGTATGGGGGTTTGGGGGCAGGTGGGCAGCCCAAAGGAACCTGTGTAGCACAAGTGGACTATACAGGCCATACCTGCTCTAATGTCAGAATTGGGGTATTCTTCAGCCAGAATCTCTCCAAGGGTGAATTCTCCAGGGATGGGAATTTTTTTACACCAGGGACTAGGGGTTGAAGAAAGGTggcagagagaggaaagggggGCCTGCACTGTCTGCTGTCATCCTGGGACAACTGATCCAACGGTTGTCCCTAACTGGCCTGTGATGTTGTCTCTGTACAGCAGAATATGATGCTTAATGCCCCATCCCCTCAGGGAGGAGCCCTACTCCCTGGAAAACACTTGGCTACATACACTTGGACTTTGGGAATACCCTACAAGTCAGGGTGATTTGagtctagaaaaacaaaagatgagaAGGAAGGGGGTGAAAGGAGTAACTGCTATATTTAGAAGGAGGTTAAGGATAGCAATTGATTTTAAGGGTGGGGCTAGGGAACTTGTCTTTAAAATCCTGCATTTGCACAGCAAGCACAGTTTGTATTGAGATTTTGCCATTTGGAACTATGAGGGAGGTGTGGGATGCTGACTAATGGGAGGTGGGATTGCGGAGagttttctatttaatttcttGGTAtcactttccctctctttcctccatGGCCAGCGATGATGACTTTGATATGTCTAGATACTCCTCCTCCGGCTACTCCTCTGCTGAGGTGAGCCCCTACCCCTTCTCGCCCTAGACACCACTGGGCAGGATCATCGCCATCAGGGGGAGGGCTGGGGCCAACCTGCAAGTACAATGAAAAAgagggctgggcagggctggggggtGCCCTGCACAGGGTGGGCCTGGGATAGGATGGAAAAGAAGTGGTTACTGGCCTCAAGTGCAGGGAGCCTAGGGTTAGGAGTGGGGCTTTAGATTGCAGCAGGCCATTTAAATAGAACAGGTGTAAAACACAGGTGATATCCTCTAGTAGCCAGCCTGAGATAGGGACAGGACCAGAGGTGTGAAGTTGACCTTAGAATGGGGAGGGATGACTAGAAAGAGAGGCCAGAGGTGGAGGAGGGCACCTAGGCAGGAGCGGGGCCTGGGGGTATGGACAGACATGGGACAGAGCAGGGCTGATATCCAAGGCACCGGCTGGACTGGGGCACAGATGGCCTGGAGTGGCCGCAGAGCCGTGGGTGGTGCCTCCCTGCCGCTCGGGCCTGACCTCCCTCCCCTTTGCCTACAGCAGATCAACCAAGATTTGAACATCCAGCTGCTGAAGGATGGCTATCGGTTAGATGAGATCCCCGACGACGAGGACCTAGATCTCATCCCCCCCAAGTCCGTGAACCCCACCTGCATGTGCTGCCAG encodes:
- the FAM219A gene encoding protein FAM219A isoform X2, whose product is MMEEIDRFQVPTAHSEMQPLDPTAASISDGDCDAREGESVAMNYKPSPLQVKLGKEGNYSSLQEPETLRGISEAKDVPEKQRELARKGSLKNGSMGSPVNQQPKKNNVMARTRLVVPNKGYSSLDQSPDEKPLVALDTDSDDDFDMSRYSSSGYSSAEINQDLNIQLLKDGYRLDEIPDDEDLDLIPPKSVNPTCMCCQATSSTACHIQ
- the FAM219A gene encoding protein FAM219A isoform X4, with amino-acid sequence MMEEIDRFQVPTAHSEMQPLDPTAASISDGDCDAREGESVAMNYKPSPLQVKLEKQRELARKGSLKNGSMGSPVNQQPKKNNVMARTRLVVPNKGYSSLDQSPDEKPLVALDTDSDDDFDMSRYSSSGYSSAEQINQDLNIQLLKDGYRLDEIPDDEDLDLIPPKSVNPTCMCCQATSSTACHIQ
- the FAM219A gene encoding protein FAM219A isoform X5 is translated as MMEEIDRFQVPTAHSEMQPLDPTAASISDGDCDAREGESVAMNYKPSPLQVKLEKQRELARKGSLKNGSMGSPVNQQPKKNNVMARTRLVVPNKGYSSLDQSPDEKPLVALDTDSDDDFDMSRYSSSGYSSAEINQDLNIQLLKDGYRLDEIPDDEDLDLIPPKSVNPTCMCCQATSSTACHIQ
- the FAM219A gene encoding protein FAM219A isoform X8, with protein sequence MMEEIDRFQVPTAHSEMQPLDPTAASISDGDCDAREEKQRELARKGSLKNGSMGSPVNQQPKKNNVMARTRLVVPNKGYSSLDQSPDEKPLVALDTDSDDDFDMSRYSSSGYSSAEQINQDLNIQLLKDGYRLDEIPDDEDLDLIPPKSVNPTCMCCQATSSTACHIQ
- the FAM219A gene encoding protein FAM219A isoform X10, which produces MMEEIDRFQDPTAASISDGDCDAREEKQRELARKGSLKNGSMGSPVNQQPKKNNVMARTRLVVPNKGYSSLDQSPDEKPLVALDTDSDDDFDMSRYSSSGYSSAEQINQDLNIQLLKDGYRLDEIPDDEDLDLIPPKSVNPTCMCCQATSSTACHIQ
- the FAM219A gene encoding protein FAM219A isoform X9; the protein is MMEEIDRFQVPTAHSEMQPLDPTAASISDGDCDAREEKQRELARKGSLKNGSMGSPVNQQPKKNNVMARTRLVVPNKGYSSLDQSPDEKPLVALDTDSDDDFDMSRYSSSGYSSAEINQDLNIQLLKDGYRLDEIPDDEDLDLIPPKSVNPTCMCCQATSSTACHIQ
- the FAM219A gene encoding protein FAM219A isoform X7 is translated as MMEEIDRFQDPTAASISDGDCDAREGESVAMNYKPSPLQVKLEKQRELARKGSLKNGSMGSPVNQQPKKNNVMARTRLVVPNKGYSSLDQSPDEKPLVALDTDSDDDFDMSRYSSSGYSSAEINQDLNIQLLKDGYRLDEIPDDEDLDLIPPKSVNPTCMCCQATSSTACHIQ
- the FAM219A gene encoding protein FAM219A isoform X11; translation: MMEEIDRFQDPTAASISDGDCDAREEKQRELARKGSLKNGSMGSPVNQQPKKNNVMARTRLVVPNKGYSSLDQSPDEKPLVALDTDSDDDFDMSRYSSSGYSSAEINQDLNIQLLKDGYRLDEIPDDEDLDLIPPKSVNPTCMCCQATSSTACHIQ
- the FAM219A gene encoding protein FAM219A isoform X3, with translation MMEEIDRFQDPTAASISDGDCDAREGESVAMNYKPSPLQVKLGKEGNYSSLQEPETLRGISEAKDVPEKQRELARKGSLKNGSMGSPVNQQPKKNNVMARTRLVVPNKGYSSLDQSPDEKPLVALDTDSDDDFDMSRYSSSGYSSAEQINQDLNIQLLKDGYRLDEIPDDEDLDLIPPKSVNPTCMCCQATSSTACHIQ
- the FAM219A gene encoding protein FAM219A isoform X6; protein product: MMEEIDRFQDPTAASISDGDCDAREGESVAMNYKPSPLQVKLEKQRELARKGSLKNGSMGSPVNQQPKKNNVMARTRLVVPNKGYSSLDQSPDEKPLVALDTDSDDDFDMSRYSSSGYSSAEQINQDLNIQLLKDGYRLDEIPDDEDLDLIPPKSVNPTCMCCQATSSTACHIQ
- the FAM219A gene encoding protein FAM219A isoform X1 encodes the protein MMEEIDRFQVPTAHSEMQPLDPTAASISDGDCDAREGESVAMNYKPSPLQVKLGKEGNYSSLQEPETLRGISEAKDVPEKQRELARKGSLKNGSMGSPVNQQPKKNNVMARTRLVVPNKGYSSLDQSPDEKPLVALDTDSDDDFDMSRYSSSGYSSAEQINQDLNIQLLKDGYRLDEIPDDEDLDLIPPKSVNPTCMCCQATSSTACHIQ